Proteins found in one Kwoniella bestiolae CBS 10118 chromosome 1, complete sequence genomic segment:
- a CDS encoding calcineurin subunit B, protein MGAAESSMFNSLEKNSNFSGPELMRLKKRFMKLDKDGSGSIDKDEFLQIPQIANNPLAHRMIAIFDEDGSGTVDFQEFVGGLSAFSSKGGRDEKLRFAFKVYDMDRDGYISNGELYLVLKQMVGNNLKDQQLQQIVDKTIMEADKDGDGKLSFEEFTNMVASTDIVKQMTLEDLF, encoded by the exons ATGGGAGCAGCTGAATCGTCAATGTTCAATTCGTTGGAGAAAAACTCAAACT TCTCTGGACCGGAACtcatgagattgaagaaacGATTCATGAAGTTAGATAAAGATGGATCAGGCTCAATCGACAAGGACGAATTCTTACAAATCCCACAAATAGCGAACAACCCTCTGGCGCATAGGATGATTGCTATCTTTGACGAAGA TGGAAGCGGTACAGTCGATTTCCAGGAGTTCGTTGGTGGTTTGAGTGCATTCAGCTCCAAGGGCGGAAGAGACGAGAAGTTACGTT TCGCATTCAAGGTATACGATATGGACCGAGATGGATATATCTCAAATGGTGAATTGTATTTGGTCTTAAAGCAGATGGTGGGCAACAACTTGAAG GACCAACAACTACAGCAGATCGTGGACAAGACGATCATGGAAGCGGATAAAGATGG CGACGGTAAATTGTCTTTCGAGGAATTCACCAACATGGTAGCCAGTACAGATATCGTCAA ACAAATGACTCTCGAAGATCTCTTCTAG